A window of the Deltaproteobacteria bacterium genome harbors these coding sequences:
- a CDS encoding protein meaA: protein MVKAPRDNPWLMRTYSGHTSAKASNKLYKTNLAKGQTGLSVAFDLPTQTGYDSDYPLARGEVGKVGVPIGHIGDMKALFDGIPLEKMNTSMTINATAAWLLALYVATAEPQGADRKNLQGTTQNDIIKEYLSRGTYIFPPEHSLRLMTDMIAFTVREIPKWNPINICSYHLQEAGATPIQEIAFSLANAITVLDAVRDSGKVALEDFPLVVGRISFFVNAGIRFVEEVCKMRAFVRIWDRLTETRYGVKDPKQRLFRYGVQVNSLGLTERQPENNIVRIILETLGVTLSKEARARAVQLPAWNEALGLPRPWDQQWSLRIQQVLAYETDLLEYEDLFRGSAVVDEKVLRMEEEAWAELEKILKMGGTLETIEYMKQSLVASNRERVRRIESGEQKVVGVNCFTESEPSPLVTKKGEGFLKVNPASEREQISHLLRHRKNRDEEKVKRAIDLLFSTARGRDNIMPASIEAARVGVTTGEWAFALREVFGEYRAPTGVGGLRSQEMTNDSFQALRKKVEEKSRKIGGKIRLLLGKPGLDGHSNGIEQIAVRARDAGFEVIYQGIRLTPEQIVTAARDEGVHIIGLSILSGSHLELVKEISRKMKEAKLKRLPMIVGGIIPESDKPRLKKLGVKRVYTPKDFELNRILSEMIDLVR, encoded by the coding sequence ATCGTGAAGGCTCCAAGAGATAATCCTTGGCTAATGAGGACCTACTCCGGACACACCTCTGCCAAGGCCTCAAACAAACTTTACAAGACAAATCTGGCCAAGGGACAGACAGGCCTCTCTGTCGCGTTCGATCTGCCGACACAGACCGGCTATGATTCCGATTACCCGTTGGCGCGTGGGGAGGTTGGGAAGGTGGGGGTTCCTATTGGGCATATCGGGGATATGAAGGCGCTTTTTGACGGAATTCCTCTTGAAAAAATGAATACCTCGATGACGATCAATGCAACGGCCGCCTGGCTCCTCGCCCTTTATGTGGCGACGGCCGAACCACAAGGAGCTGATCGCAAGAATCTTCAGGGGACCACGCAAAACGATATTATTAAGGAATATCTTTCACGAGGGACCTACATTTTTCCGCCGGAGCATTCCCTTCGATTGATGACCGACATGATCGCCTTCACGGTTCGGGAGATCCCGAAATGGAATCCGATCAATATCTGCAGTTATCACCTTCAGGAGGCGGGGGCGACACCGATTCAGGAGATCGCCTTTTCTCTCGCGAATGCGATTACCGTCCTCGATGCGGTACGGGATTCCGGAAAGGTGGCCCTTGAAGATTTTCCACTTGTCGTTGGGAGGATCTCTTTTTTTGTGAATGCCGGGATCCGCTTTGTTGAAGAGGTTTGCAAGATGCGGGCCTTTGTCCGGATCTGGGATCGACTGACAGAAACCCGTTATGGAGTGAAGGATCCGAAGCAGCGCCTTTTTCGCTATGGGGTACAGGTGAACTCGCTTGGGCTTACCGAGAGACAACCTGAAAACAATATTGTTCGGATCATCCTCGAAACCCTGGGCGTCACTCTTTCCAAAGAGGCGCGGGCCCGTGCCGTCCAGCTTCCGGCCTGGAATGAGGCGCTGGGACTTCCAAGACCATGGGATCAGCAGTGGAGCTTGAGGATCCAGCAGGTCTTGGCCTACGAGACCGATCTTCTGGAGTATGAGGATCTCTTTCGCGGCTCCGCCGTGGTCGACGAAAAGGTTTTGCGCATGGAGGAAGAGGCGTGGGCCGAGCTCGAAAAGATCCTCAAGATGGGAGGGACGCTCGAGACGATTGAGTATATGAAACAATCGCTTGTTGCCTCCAATAGAGAAAGGGTTCGCAGGATTGAGTCGGGGGAACAAAAAGTGGTCGGCGTGAACTGTTTTACGGAATCGGAACCCTCTCCCCTTGTGACCAAAAAGGGGGAAGGTTTTTTAAAGGTCAATCCCGCCTCTGAGAGGGAACAGATCTCTCATCTCCTGCGACACCGGAAAAATCGAGATGAAGAAAAGGTGAAACGTGCCATCGATCTTCTTTTCTCCACAGCTCGGGGGAGGGACAATATCATGCCCGCCTCTATCGAAGCGGCCCGTGTCGGGGTGACGACAGGGGAGTGGGCCTTTGCCCTGCGAGAGGTTTTTGGAGAATATCGCGCCCCGACCGGCGTCGGTGGTTTGCGGTCTCAAGAGATGACGAATGATTCCTTTCAAGCCCTTCGCAAAAAGGTTGAGGAGAAAAGTCGGAAGATCGGGGGTAAGATCCGACTCCTTCTGGGGAAGCCGGGACTCGATGGGCATTCAAATGGGATCGAGCAGATTGCCGTGCGGGCACGCGATGCCGGATTCGAGGTTATTTATCAGGGGATACGTCTCACGCCTGAGCAGATTGTTACCGCGGCACGGGACGAGGGGGTTCACATTATTGGTCTTTCGATTTTGTCCGGTTCTCACCTCGAGCTTGTTAAAGAGATCTCGAGAAAAATGAAGGAGGCAAAACTCAAAAGGCTTCCGATGATTGTTGGGGGGATTATCCCGGAGTCAGACAAGCCGAGACTCAAAAAGCTCGGCGTCAAAAGGGTCTACACCCCAAAGGATTTTGAGTTGAACAGGATTCTCTCGGAAATGATCGATCTCGTTCGCTAG